In Pseudomonas asiatica, the following are encoded in one genomic region:
- a CDS encoding pirin family protein, producing MLQLRPFESLGHANHGWLDAHHHFSFAEYYDPARMHWGNLRVWNDDLIAAGSGFPPHPHRDMEIITYVREGAISHQDSLGNKGRTEAGDVQVMSAGTGIVHSEYNLEDVDTRIFQIWIVPERTGEAPQWGTRPFPKGERGEGFVTLASGRAGDEDSLQIRTDARLVAATLRAGETAEYRFDTARRGYLVPAKGLVEVNGLRAKARDGVAIEQEEVLRVTAIEDSEIVLVDVA from the coding sequence ATGCTGCAACTGCGACCGTTCGAAAGCCTCGGCCACGCCAACCACGGCTGGCTCGACGCCCACCACCATTTCTCGTTTGCCGAGTACTACGACCCGGCGCGCATGCACTGGGGCAACCTGCGGGTGTGGAACGACGACCTGATCGCTGCCGGCAGCGGCTTCCCGCCGCACCCGCACCGCGACATGGAAATCATCACCTATGTGCGTGAAGGCGCGATCAGCCATCAGGACAGCCTGGGTAACAAAGGCCGTACCGAAGCCGGTGACGTACAGGTGATGAGCGCCGGTACCGGCATCGTGCATAGCGAGTACAACCTGGAAGACGTCGACACGCGTATTTTCCAGATCTGGATCGTGCCGGAGCGCACCGGCGAAGCACCGCAATGGGGTACCCGGCCGTTCCCCAAAGGTGAGCGTGGCGAAGGCTTCGTGACCCTGGCCAGCGGCCGTGCGGGCGATGAGGACAGCCTGCAGATCCGCACCGATGCGCGGCTGGTGGCTGCCACCCTGCGGGCCGGTGAAACTGCCGAGTACCGCTTCGATACCGCTCGCCGGGGTTACCTGGTGCCGGCCAAGGGGCTGGTGGAGGTCAACGGGCTGCGTGCCAAGGCGCGCGATGGCGTGGCGATCGAGCAGGAGGAGGTGCTGCGGGTGACCGCCATCGAGGACAGCGAGATCGTGCTGGTGGATGTGGCCTGA
- a CDS encoding UvrD-helicase domain-containing protein yields the protein MRRTCPLILFFNGVTVAHEQPQAPADLTPPAQLPWFRRLAARLLGRGLTRLQAQHRDSWFLGHASGQRSGHADGVREGFERGRVEGYEAGRQVLVIRDTRPDTAAVPGRDDNLFDDWRLPLTAELKKRFKADVAQRLPAEAQPSAAQWKLIFSDTPSTCVVAGAGAGKSTSLVLRILLLRHYLGYELDAMTVVTFTRESRKDFIKRLLQVFALWQINLQPPQARELVRTFHSRILPLVRSLPGFGQVRAFETLGNEMPAGREAEAESNPFDLRLNDAQRQQLNQCYSTLLGESQRFAELVGLLRSEALQLKPLDPNNPDVQKRAQVTQLAAQRDEELCDVIEDLWFAAGAWPIKGIEPCRETIEIRGSRFHVHGRLAGQGPLLVLGFDPAESAQYQRPGAKLAVRAEWAVKRTLLQAFCDQPLIWLDNYAMARRLAASLAGDAVAGPGFEYKVKGELAPAPLLDAFVGAANFIENLGLEVNTAVAAMSFPSGDSDALFFEALALYWKALEAHLLDQSPPVMSYNRMFALFGENNPENLQLLPDPLLRPLAHLMIDEFQDVSPQIVSWLRASLAEIRRRGPAMHIGRHAQHSSLLCVGDDWQSIYGWRGSSPKYFMEFTKAFPSPANTRVMLVDNYRCQQQVIDAAEHLVKGTPAIAGKKARASGPAAELPGSPVKVFDRDEAALGETLIEHYQRGETVMMLYRKGSDRALMNEHLQGVLHAEAALPAEQRRLRQLTYHSAKGLQADAVFMLGDCQYLTSSPYKNQVYRQAGLGKAGDAQPFDTAQKEEVQRLAYVAVTRAVRHCYWHVEAANAEAAAAPRASSQVDGRQAFFEDLRGH from the coding sequence ATGCGGCGAACATGCCCGCTGATTTTGTTTTTCAACGGAGTGACCGTGGCCCACGAGCAACCCCAGGCCCCCGCCGACCTTACCCCTCCTGCACAACTGCCTTGGTTTCGCCGCCTGGCGGCCCGCCTGCTGGGGCGTGGCCTGACCCGCCTGCAGGCCCAGCACCGCGACTCCTGGTTCCTCGGCCACGCCAGCGGCCAGCGCAGTGGCCATGCCGATGGCGTGCGTGAAGGGTTCGAACGCGGGCGGGTGGAAGGTTACGAGGCCGGGCGCCAGGTGCTGGTGATCCGCGACACCCGGCCAGACACCGCCGCCGTACCGGGCCGGGATGACAACCTGTTCGATGACTGGCGCCTGCCGCTGACTGCCGAGCTGAAAAAGCGTTTCAAGGCCGATGTCGCCCAGCGTCTGCCCGCCGAGGCGCAACCCAGTGCCGCGCAATGGAAGCTGATTTTCAGTGACACACCGTCCACCTGCGTGGTGGCAGGGGCCGGGGCGGGCAAGTCCACCTCGCTGGTGCTGCGCATCCTGCTGTTGCGCCACTACCTGGGCTACGAGCTCGATGCGATGACCGTGGTCACCTTCACCCGTGAGTCGCGCAAGGACTTCATCAAGCGCCTGCTGCAGGTTTTCGCCCTGTGGCAGATCAACCTGCAACCGCCACAGGCCCGCGAGCTTGTGCGCACGTTCCATTCGCGCATCCTGCCGCTGGTGCGCAGCCTGCCGGGCTTTGGCCAGGTGCGCGCGTTCGAAACGCTGGGCAACGAGATGCCGGCCGGGCGTGAAGCCGAGGCCGAGAGCAACCCGTTCGACCTGCGCCTGAACGATGCCCAGCGCCAGCAGCTGAACCAGTGCTACAGCACGCTGCTGGGCGAGAGCCAGCGCTTTGCCGAGCTGGTCGGCCTGTTGCGCAGCGAAGCCCTGCAGCTGAAGCCGCTGGACCCGAACAACCCCGATGTGCAGAAGCGCGCCCAGGTAACCCAGCTGGCCGCCCAGCGCGACGAAGAACTGTGCGATGTGATCGAAGACCTGTGGTTCGCCGCCGGCGCCTGGCCGATCAAGGGCATCGAACCCTGCCGCGAGACCATCGAGATCCGTGGCAGCCGCTTCCATGTGCATGGTCGTCTGGCCGGCCAGGGGCCTTTGCTCGTGCTGGGCTTCGACCCTGCGGAAAGCGCGCAGTACCAGCGCCCCGGCGCCAAGCTGGCGGTGCGTGCCGAGTGGGCGGTCAAGCGCACCCTGTTGCAGGCCTTCTGCGACCAGCCGCTGATCTGGCTCGACAACTACGCCATGGCCCGGCGCCTGGCAGCCTCGCTGGCCGGTGATGCCGTGGCCGGCCCCGGCTTCGAATACAAGGTCAAGGGCGAACTGGCCCCGGCGCCACTGCTCGATGCCTTTGTCGGCGCGGCGAATTTCATCGAGAACCTCGGCCTGGAAGTGAACACTGCCGTGGCGGCGATGAGCTTCCCCTCCGGCGACAGCGATGCGCTGTTTTTCGAGGCCCTGGCCCTGTACTGGAAGGCCCTGGAGGCCCACCTGCTGGACCAGTCGCCGCCGGTGATGAGCTACAACCGCATGTTCGCCTTGTTCGGCGAGAACAACCCGGAAAACCTGCAACTGCTGCCCGACCCGTTGCTGCGGCCGCTGGCGCACCTGATGATCGACGAGTTCCAGGATGTGTCGCCGCAGATCGTCAGCTGGTTGCGGGCCAGCCTCGCCGAGATCCGTCGTCGCGGCCCGGCGATGCACATCGGGCGCCATGCGCAGCATTCGTCGCTGCTGTGTGTGGGCGACGACTGGCAGTCGATCTACGGCTGGCGTGGCAGTTCGCCCAAGTACTTCATGGAGTTCACCAAGGCCTTCCCGTCGCCGGCCAACACCCGGGTGATGCTGGTCGACAACTACCGTTGCCAGCAGCAGGTGATCGACGCGGCCGAGCACCTGGTCAAGGGCACCCCGGCGATAGCCGGCAAGAAAGCCCGGGCCAGTGGGCCGGCGGCCGAGTTGCCAGGCTCGCCGGTCAAGGTATTCGACCGTGACGAGGCAGCCCTGGGTGAAACGCTGATCGAGCACTACCAGCGTGGCGAGACGGTGATGATGCTTTACCGCAAGGGCAGCGACAGGGCGCTGATGAACGAGCACCTGCAGGGCGTGCTGCACGCCGAAGCGGCGTTGCCGGCCGAGCAGCGCCGTCTGCGGCAGTTGACCTACCACAGTGCCAAAGGCTTGCAGGCCGATGCAGTGTTCATGCTGGGCGACTGTCAGTACCTGACCAGCTCGCCCTACAAGAACCAGGTGTATCGCCAGGCCGGGTTGGGCAAGGCCGGTGATGCCCAGCCGTTCGATACCGCACAGAAGGAAGAGGTGCAGCGCCTGGCCTATGTGGCGGTAACCCGCGCGGTCAGGCACTGCTATTGGCATGTGGAGGCGGCCAACGCAGAGGCGGCGGCAGCGCCGCGTGCGTCGAGCCAGGTGGATGGACGGCAGGCCTTCTTCGAAGACCTGCGAGGTCATTGA